In a genomic window of Deltaproteobacteria bacterium:
- a CDS encoding YceI family protein — protein sequence MRNLLIAVALALPSFAEAVTWNLDPSHTSVQFSVRHLMVSNVRGEFAKLSGSVEVDEKDLTHSKIQAAIDAASIDTRVEKRDTHLKSPDFLDVARYPTISFVSKKIEQAGAGHFKVTGDLTLHGVTREVSLDVQGPTREIKDPWGNTRAGAQATTTIHRKDFGLTWNQALEAGGVAVGDEVSITIDVEATKQTAAGG from the coding sequence ATGCGCAACCTGCTGATCGCCGTCGCTCTCGCCCTCCCCTCGTTCGCCGAAGCCGTCACCTGGAACCTCGATCCGTCCCACACCAGCGTGCAGTTCTCGGTCCGCCACCTCATGGTGAGCAACGTGCGCGGCGAGTTCGCCAAGCTGAGTGGCAGCGTCGAGGTGGACGAGAAGGACCTCACGCACTCGAAGATCCAGGCCGCCATCGACGCCGCCAGCATCGACACCCGCGTCGAGAAGCGCGACACGCACCTGAAGAGCCCCGACTTCCTCGACGTGGCCAGGTACCCGACCATCAGCTTCGTGTCGAAGAAGATCGAGCAGGCCGGCGCGGGACACTTCAAGGTGACGGGCGACCTGACCCTCCACGGCGTCACGCGCGAGGTGAGCCTCGACGTCCAGGGCCCCACGCGCGAGATCAAGGACCCCTGGGGCAACACCCGCGCCGGCGCGCAGGCCACCACCACGATCCATCGCAAGGACTTCGGCCTCACCTGGAACCAGGCGCTCGAGGCCGGAGGCGTGGCCGTCGGCGACGAGGTGTCGATCACGATCGACGTCGAGGCGACGAAGCAGACCGCCGCGGGCGGCTGA
- a CDS encoding MFS transporter: protein MFVLYVVAYLDRINVGFAALQMRQDLGFTDAVYGLGAGIFFIGYFLFEVPSNLIMHRVGARVWMARIMISWGVISAAMMLARGAASFYALRFLLGAAEAGFFPGMILYLTYWFPAAEQARAVARFMTATAMAGVVGGPISGAILVGLGGRGGLAGWQWLFLLEGLPAVAFGLAVLVYLTDRPEMADWLAPEERRWLAEHMGREHAERQARHGYGVVQALAHRRVWLLGLLYFALACGVYGVSFWIPQIIEGFGGLGDLAVGMVSAVPYLAAAIGMVVVGAHSDRCGERRWHLAGSAFVGAAGLLASASVTSPVGSLLALSLGALGVWSALGPFWARSATFASGSAAAGAIALVNSVGNLGGFLGPYLIGLVKERTHGFAGGLAILAGGLVLAGVIALGLRDEAEPPA from the coding sequence ATGTTCGTCCTCTACGTGGTCGCCTACCTCGACCGCATCAACGTCGGCTTCGCGGCGCTCCAGATGCGGCAGGACCTGGGCTTCACGGACGCCGTCTACGGCCTCGGCGCGGGCATCTTCTTCATCGGCTACTTCCTCTTCGAGGTGCCGAGCAACCTGATCATGCACCGGGTGGGCGCGCGCGTGTGGATGGCGCGCATCATGATCAGCTGGGGCGTCATCTCGGCGGCGATGATGCTCGCGCGCGGCGCGGCGAGCTTCTACGCGCTCCGCTTCCTCCTCGGCGCGGCCGAGGCGGGGTTCTTTCCCGGAATGATCCTCTACCTCACCTACTGGTTCCCCGCCGCCGAGCAGGCGCGCGCCGTGGCGCGCTTCATGACTGCGACCGCGATGGCGGGCGTGGTGGGCGGGCCCATCTCCGGGGCCATCCTCGTGGGGCTCGGCGGCCGGGGCGGGCTGGCGGGCTGGCAGTGGCTCTTCCTCCTGGAAGGCCTGCCGGCGGTGGCGTTCGGGCTCGCCGTGCTCGTCTACCTGACCGATCGCCCGGAAATGGCCGACTGGCTCGCGCCCGAGGAGCGCAGGTGGCTTGCGGAGCACATGGGGCGCGAGCACGCCGAGCGGCAGGCGCGGCACGGCTACGGCGTCGTGCAGGCCCTCGCGCACCGGCGGGTGTGGCTGCTCGGGCTCCTCTACTTCGCGCTCGCGTGCGGGGTCTACGGCGTGAGCTTCTGGATCCCGCAGATCATCGAGGGCTTCGGCGGGCTCGGGGACCTCGCGGTGGGCATGGTGTCGGCGGTCCCGTACCTGGCCGCGGCGATCGGCATGGTGGTCGTCGGCGCGCACTCGGATCGATGCGGGGAGCGGCGCTGGCACCTGGCCGGGTCGGCATTCGTCGGTGCGGCAGGGCTGCTCGCGAGCGCGAGCGTCACGTCGCCCGTCGGGTCGCTGCTCGCCCTCTCGCTCGGCGCGCTCGGGGTGTGGAGCGCGCTCGGGCCGTTCTGGGCCCGCTCGGCCACCTTCGCGAGCGGGAGCGCGGCCGCGGGCGCGATCGCGCTCGTCAACTCGGTCGGCAACCTGGGCGGCTTCCTCGGCCCCTACCTGATCGGGCTCGTCAAGGAGCGCACCCACGGCTTCGCCGGCGGGCTCGCCATCCTGGCAGGCGGGCTCGTCCTGGCGGGGGTGATCGCGCTCGGCCTCCGCGACGAAGCCGAGCCACCGGCCTGA